In one Kwoniella botswanensis chromosome 3, complete sequence genomic region, the following are encoded:
- a CDS encoding peptidyl-prolyl cis-trans isomerase, which translates to MSFAKRFVSTASTMSQVYFDIAINNAPAGRITFKLFDDVVPKTAANFRALCTGEKGFGYAGSGFHRVIPQFMLQGGDVNHNGTGGKSIYGNKFPDENFKLRHDRPFLLSMANAGPNTNGSQFFITTVVTSWLDGKHTVFGEVTSGQDLVKKIESYGSDSGKPKAKVTITASGTA; encoded by the exons ATGTCTTTTGCCAAACGATTCGTTTCCACCGCCAGCACAATGTC TCAAGTCTACTTCGACATCGCTATCAACA ACGCCCCCGCTGGCCGAATCACCTTCAAGCTCTTTGACGACGTTGTCCCCAAGACCGCCGCCAACTTCAGAGCTCTCTGTACCGGTGAAAAAGGTTTCGGTTACGCCGGATCAGGATTCCACAGAGTTATCCCCCAATTCATGCTCCAAGGTGGTGACGTGA ACCACAACGGTACCGGTGGTAAA TCCATCTACGGAAACAAGTTCCCCGATGAAAACTTCAAGCTCAGACACGACCGacctttcctcctctccatgGCTAACGCCGGTCCCAACACCAACGGttctcaattcttcatcaccaccgTTGTCACCTCTTGGTTAGATGGTAAACACACCGTCTTCGGTGAAGTTACCTCCGGTCAAGATCTCGTTAAGAAGATTGAATCTTACGGTTCTGACTCTGGTA AGCCCAAGGCCAAGGTCACCATCACTGCCTCTGGTACCGCCTAA